The following proteins are co-located in the Mesorhizobium australicum WSM2073 genome:
- a CDS encoding ABC transporter substrate-binding protein yields MTLNLAGQFRALVMAAAIGLATAPVAHAADAAIPTTPEAGSFKIGIEPWLGYGQWHVAEAKGLFKTNGLSDVQIVNFAEDKDINAALASGQLDAANIATHTAMGMVAAGLPVKIVLLLDVSMTADAIVAGKDVTSVADLKGKQVAFEEGTTSDILLKYALARNGMSVADIQPVPMPAADAGGALIAGQVPVAVTYEPYLTVAMAQNKDVKLLFTAGEDPGLISDVLVVRDEVIKSRPGQVLAMIKSWDAALKDYNADTAGGRAIIAKAVGSDVKDLNTAFDGVRYYSLAENKTALTGEFTTKTFADVEAAAKNAKLLQADVTPEQMIDPSFVKAAQ; encoded by the coding sequence ATGACGCTTAACCTAGCAGGACAATTTCGCGCGCTCGTGATGGCCGCCGCGATCGGGCTCGCCACCGCCCCGGTGGCCCACGCAGCCGATGCTGCCATCCCGACGACACCTGAAGCTGGATCGTTCAAGATAGGCATCGAGCCCTGGCTTGGATATGGTCAATGGCACGTCGCCGAGGCCAAGGGACTGTTCAAGACAAACGGTCTGTCGGACGTCCAGATCGTCAACTTTGCCGAGGACAAGGATATCAACGCGGCGCTCGCAAGCGGCCAGCTCGACGCCGCCAACATCGCCACCCACACGGCGATGGGCATGGTTGCGGCCGGTCTGCCGGTGAAGATCGTGCTGCTGCTCGATGTCTCCATGACCGCCGACGCCATCGTCGCAGGCAAGGATGTCACCTCCGTCGCCGATCTCAAGGGCAAGCAGGTCGCTTTCGAGGAAGGCACGACGAGCGACATCCTGCTCAAATACGCGCTCGCCAGGAACGGCATGTCGGTCGCCGATATCCAGCCGGTTCCGATGCCTGCCGCCGACGCCGGCGGCGCCCTGATCGCGGGCCAGGTGCCGGTCGCGGTCACCTACGAGCCGTACCTCACTGTCGCCATGGCGCAGAACAAGGACGTCAAGCTGCTGTTCACCGCCGGCGAGGATCCCGGCCTGATCAGCGACGTGCTGGTGGTGCGTGACGAGGTGATCAAATCGCGACCCGGCCAGGTGCTGGCCATGATCAAGAGCTGGGACGCCGCGCTCAAGGATTATAACGCCGACACCGCCGGCGGCCGCGCCATCATCGCCAAGGCGGTCGGTTCCGACGTCAAGGACCTCAACACCGCTTTCGACGGGGTGCGCTACTATTCGCTCGCCGAAAACAAGACGGCGCTCACCGGCGAGTTTACCACCAAGACATTCGCCGATGTCGAAGCGGCCGCCAAGAACGCCAAGCTTCTGCAGGCCGATGTGACGCCGGAGCAGATGATCGATCCGTCCTTCGTCAAGGCGGCGCAGTGA
- the hutC gene encoding histidine utilization repressor, producing the protein MIDLPDTASPLYEKVKDYILTNIGTGRWGKDRKLPSENELVASLGVSRMTVHRALRELTSAGFLIRLQGVGTFIAPPRPQSTLIEINNIAAEIVERGNSHRSEVLVLETMMPTKELALSFEFAKRVSIYHSVVVNFENDLPVQLEERFVNPGLIPDYDKQDFTKTATYDYLMQKTPVTEVEHIISAIPADKEAAQHLGIDVGSCCLLLHRRTWTGAIVATISKLTYAGSRYSLGSRYSPSKAS; encoded by the coding sequence ATGATCGATTTGCCCGACACGGCAAGCCCCCTCTACGAGAAGGTGAAGGACTATATCCTGACCAATATCGGGACGGGCCGGTGGGGCAAGGACCGCAAGCTGCCGTCCGAGAATGAGCTGGTGGCGTCACTGGGCGTGTCGCGGATGACGGTCCACCGGGCTCTGCGGGAGCTGACCTCGGCGGGATTCCTGATCCGGCTGCAGGGTGTGGGAACATTCATCGCGCCGCCCCGGCCGCAGTCGACGCTGATCGAGATCAACAATATCGCTGCGGAGATCGTCGAGCGCGGCAACAGCCACCGCTCCGAAGTCCTCGTTCTCGAAACGATGATGCCGACCAAGGAATTGGCACTGTCGTTCGAGTTTGCGAAGCGGGTTTCGATCTATCACTCCGTCGTCGTCAATTTCGAGAACGACTTGCCGGTGCAACTGGAGGAGCGTTTCGTCAATCCGGGCCTGATCCCCGACTACGACAAGCAGGACTTCACCAAGACAGCGACCTATGACTACCTGATGCAGAAGACGCCGGTGACCGAGGTCGAGCATATCATCTCCGCCATCCCGGCCGACAAGGAGGCCGCACAGCATCTCGGCATCGATGTCGGCAGTTGCTGCCTTCTCCTGCATCGCCGGACATGGACGGGGGCCATCGTGGCCACGATCAGCAAGCTGACCTATGCCGGCAGCCGCTACTCGCTCGGCAGCCGCTACTCGCCTTCCAAAGCGAGCTGA